The proteins below come from a single Thunnus thynnus chromosome 10, fThuThy2.1, whole genome shotgun sequence genomic window:
- the zp3d.2 gene encoding zona pellucida sperm-binding protein 3d.2, with the protein MIFLSLCVFLPLLCSTEGGTLQRFEAFNQTTWVMRKVSRRESQTLPPPYLHLPVFVGSRLPLVEKEHFSPTRGTGQERLPVPVVKVLLPTVRPNTSPPSASGVSVKTSCKINKMHVQVPRSILGTGEPDSQLKLGTCQASKSTTDYIYFEYDFGLCGTKQTIINNRVAYSNTLQYNLPRLQGPIRRAVPFTLPVACYYNRYQYSYKIGYTPKMRMRKIFKPMKNRVKFILTPRNAQWERLSPSDQYVLGKPMYFEAEAPSMSQNERLYVHSCYATPKKSHTSTPQFPIVKNFGCMVESKESHSRFIPYKNNAVRFSVDAFLFKGMTGQQLYMHCTMSAGSSVPTPTAKSCNYDTKAGRWVELYGSESVCVCCDSSCSSAASTVTKIISSRPWTIEPKVKPTTTPKRKTVSTTTITTTTKTTLLKTTRQVTEQMTTSHPEATAVTMLGKVEDSVRELEWPFGGGGVKWVEVEGEERRVKGSAVVEEEEKEEEDDEEVTEPRRTFEDIFDFDK; encoded by the exons ATGATTTTTCTttcgctgtgtgtgtttttgccgCTGTTATGCTCCACTGAGGGGGGAACTCTGCAGAGGTTTGAGGCTTTCAATCAAACAACCTGGGTGATGAGGAAAGTTTCCCGGAGAGAAAGCCAGACTCTGCCGCCGCCGTACCTGCACCTCCCGGTGTTTGTGGGCTCCAGGCTGCCGCTTGTGGAGAAGGAGCATTTCTCTCCGACCAGAGGCACCGGGCAGGAGCGCTTACCTGTGCCCGTCGTGAAGGTCCTGCTGCCGACGGTGCGGCCTAACACCAGTCCGCCCAGCGCTTCGGGTGTTTCCGTGAAGACTTCGTGCAAGATTAACAAAATGCATGTGCAGGTGCCGAGGAGCATTTTGGGCACCGGTGAACCAGACTCTCAGCTCAAACTGGGGACATGCCAAGCCAGTAAATCTACAACggattatatttattttgaatatgaCTTTGGTTTGTGTGGAACCAAACAAACG ATAATTAATAACCGGGTGGCCTATTCAAACACATTACAATACAACCTACCGAGGCTCCAAGGACCAATTAGGCGAGCTGTGCCCTTCACCCTGCCTGTTGCATGCTATTATAACAG GTATCAATATTCCTACAAAATCGGCTACACACCAAAGATGCGGATGCGCAAGATCTTCAAACCAATGAAGAACAGAGTAAAATTCATTCTGACTCCACGAAATG cTCAGTGGGAAAGGCTTTCTCCATCAGATCAGTACGTGCTTGGAAAGCCCATGTACTTTGAGGCTGAGGCTCCATCCATGTCCCAAAACGAAAGACTGTACGTGCACTCATGTTATGCGACTCCCAAGAAGTCCCACACCTCCACGCCACAGTTTCCAATTGTGAAAAACTTTGG GTGTATGGTTGAAAGCAAGGAAAGTCATTCCAGATTCATCCCATACAAAAACAATGCTGTGAGATTCTCTGTGGATGCTTTCTTGTTCAAGGGAATGACAGGCCAG CAGCTCTACATGCACTGCACCATGTCTGCTGGCAGTTCTGTCCCCACTCCTACAGCCAAGTCCTGCAACTACGACACAAAAGCAGGAAG ATGGGTTGAGTTGTATGGATCAGAGTCGGTGTGTGTCTGCTGCGATTCCAGTTGTAGCTCTGCTGCCTCCACTG TAACCAAAATAATCAGCAGCCGACCATGGACAATAGAGCCTAAAGTGAAACCCACCACAACCCCAAAGAGGAAGACGGTCTCCaccacaacaataacaacaacaacaaaaacaacactgctgAAAACAACCAGACAGGTGACCGAACAGATGACGACTTCACACCCTGAAGCAACAGCGGTGACAATGTTGGGTAAGGTGGAGGATTCCGTGAGGGAGTTGGAGTGGCCATTCGGAGGTGGAGGAGTGAAGTGGGTCGAGGTGGAAGGTGAGGAGAGGCGGGTGAAAGGCTCTGCTgttgtggaggaggaggagaaggaagaggaggatgatgaggaggtCACAGAACCTCGCAGAACATTTGAAGATATCTTTGATTTTGACAAATAA
- the si:ch73-95l15.5 gene encoding ribosome-binding protein 1 isoform X2, which translates to MSSRGKNDLCRICGGALQGNQRRWLFGGQNKKTGHPQTPTESLRGGSLSRSSQSSPWGSTFSLGSSVSLSKSQLSLSSPSKGMDLLSVLTHILGQSVSRGNGQGEFVCGKCMCVLERVFKFDSVIARVRVLSSERLQKLTQERDKIRQWVRQNYHQRHPQDFQSRGSTSEEDGEAEKEGYREMLKENMALSEYECWSEKWDTCPYFIRTGKRCRKGKGCEGCDSLRVSDSDYESVCGVPRRLPFQPFSPLALSRDKSQSMPLHWQRVPSICSSPASLAGSSLSLRPSSRTESVQSLDSLDANDPFDSPGDQAVNFVLKELRCIEGKPVSSPSGSRIPVLGRKDGRYSGETGETALPDVNRVLNFGNGENGGDETDEEDGDVLTELRDEFMPLHRESTTGRVHNAVKHLQGQLDQAVARVRTLEAELKHGKSKPTEVNGSEEWTPLAQEEGGISLLQSLGHSLHSRERLIQECVGLIRRLCVEEGAGSELADKLTENLGENLKEILSDNKTALESLMSEITAKEKDTENEIEALRKAGRDRERDLDTLNTVLQCNRDIINDLQVTLREKERLLEEVQNEREVWRQRDRALAAVLQEKETLIRCLKEKLESCQKDVQTLSDSVIGQGLTGGGVEAALASQLKEKESQLAALLKDREGNSTTMCQEVTKLTAALQEYQTVVQNQQESHSQTVSSLTDQLRDTRQELREKEKQKKEADRAQQNDQEDREREERKLRESLEKRDKLIEQILLDAEERDHLFRELQQNLQKKREPVTAIKRTL; encoded by the exons ATGTCTTCCAGAGGTAAAAATGACTTGTGCCGAATATGTGGAGGCGCTCTCCAGGGAAACCAAAGGCGGTGGCTGTTCGGAGGCCAAAATAAGAAGACTGGTCATCCTCAGACCCCGACAGAATCCCTGAGAGGAGGAAGCCTGTCCAGGTCCTCGCAGAGCAGCCCCTGGG GCAGCACTTTTTCCCTGGgatcctctgtctctctctcaaagTCCCAGCTATCCCTGAGCTCCCCCTCCAAAGGAATGGATCTGCTCTCTGTGTTGACCCACATACTGGGGCAGTCTGTATCACGGGGCAACGGGCAGGGGGAGTTTGTGTGTGGCAAATGCATGTGCGTCCTCGAGCGGGTGTTTAAGTTTGACTCAGTGATAGCCAGGGTGAGGGTGCTTTCGTCCGAGAGGCTTCAGAAGCTGACACAGGAGAGGGACAAGATCAGACAGTGGGTTCGCCAAAATTACCACCAGAGACACCCACAGGACTTCCAGAGCAGGGGCAGCACCAGCGAGGAGGATGGCGAGGCAGAGAAGGAGGGCTACAGGGAGATGCTCAAAGAGAATATGGCTCTTTCAGAGTACGAGTGCTGGTCCGAGAAATGGGACACATGTCCGTATTTTATAAGAACGGGTAAAAGATGTAGAAAGGGTAAAGGATGTGAAGGCTGCGATTCCTTGCGAGTGTCAGACTCGGATTATGAGTCAGTTTGTGGCGTTCCCCGCCGCTTGCCTTTCCAACCTTTCTCTCCGTTAGCATTGTCGCGGGACAAATCCCAGAGCATGCCACTCCACTGGCAGAGGGTGCCCTCCATCTGCTCCAGTCCTGCTTCGCTGGCGGGGTCCAGCCTCTCCTTACGGCCGTCTTCCCGCACAGAGTCCGTTCAGTCCCTGGACTCTCTTGATGCCAATGACCCCTTTGATTCACCAGGTGATCAGGCAGTCAACTTTGTGCTCAAGGAGCTGAGATGCATTGAAGGAAAGCCGGTCAGTTCGCCATCAGGGAGCAGGATCCCAGTTCTGGGCAGGAAGGACGGAAGGTATTCAGGAGAAACTGGCGAGACGGCGTTACCAGATGTTAACCGGGTGCTGAACTTTGGTAATGGGGAGAACGGAGGGGATGAAACTGATGAAGAGGACGGGGATGTTCTAACAGAGCTGAGGGACGAGTTCATGCCTCTTCATCGAGAg aGCACTACAGGCAGGGTTCACAATGCTGTTAAGCACCTGCAAGGTCAGCTGGACCAAGCTGTGGCCCGCGTCAGGACCCTGGAGGCTGAGCTGAAACATGGGAAGAGCAAACCAACTGAAGTCAACGGATCAGAGGAGTGGACCCCT CTTGCCCAAGAGGAGGGTGGCATTTCCCTGCTGCAGAGCCTCGGTCACTCCCTGCACAGCCGGGAGCGTCTGATCCAG GAGTGCGTGGGTCTGATCAGAAGACTATGCGTAGAGGAGGGAGCAGGGTCTGAGCTGGCCGACAAGCTGACTGAGAATCTGGGCGAGAATCTGAAAGAAATTCTCTCTGATAACAAG ACTGCCCTGGAGAGTTTGATGTCTGAAATAACTGCCAAAGAAAAGGACACAGAGAATGAGATCGAGGCACTGAGGAAGGctggaagagacagagagcgagacCTCGACACACTCAACACTGTGCTGCAGTGCAACCGGGATATTATCAAT GATCTGCAAGTGACTCTGCGGGAGAAAGAGCGACTGCTGGAGGAGGTGCAGAATGAGAGGGAGGTGTGGAGACAGCGTGACCGGGCCCTCGCTGCTGTCCTGCAGGAGAAGGAGACTCTGATCCGCTGCCTCAAAGAGAAGCTGGAGAGCTGTCAGAAAGATGTACag ACTCTCTCCGACTCTGTGATTGGCCAAGGACTGACGGGGGGCGGAGTTGAGGCGGCTCTTGCCTCTCAGCTGAAGGAGAAGGAAAGCCAGCTGGCAGCCTTGTTgaaggacagagagggaaacagcACCACCATGTGTCAAGAGGTCACCAAACTCACCGCAGCCCTGCAGGAGTACCAGACTGTGGTTCAG AATCAACAGGAGAGTCACAGCCAGACGGTTTCCTCTCTGACGGATCAACTCAGAGACACTCGACAGGAGCTTCgggagaaagagaagcagaagaagGAGGCTGATCGAGCCCAGCAGAACGAccaagaagacagagagagagaggagaggaaactgAGGGAGAGCCTGGAGAAGAGAGACAAACTCATAGAG CAAATCCTCTTGGATGCCGAGGAGCGGGACCATCTGttcagagagctgcagcagaaCCTACAGAAGAAACGTGAACCTGTGACCGCCATCAAACGCACACTGTGA
- the LOC137191000 gene encoding sperm acrosome membrane-associated protein 4-like isoform X3 yields MLQIRKGRKQSVMMSQLVCPLLFLCLLPAVVPLFCYTCVFPAISPLDCIRYPLRCPPGQLCLSSRAVGQKGDFRVVLYEKSCVLPALCGITGEKYAMGLNFTFTNECCNTHLCNRAAIPAAPYWTSTLLTLIMSYSVW; encoded by the exons ATGCTGCAAATAAGAAAAGGCAGG aaacagtcaGTGATGATGTCGCAGCTGGTTTGTCCTCTGcttttcctgtgtttacttcCAGCTGTGG TTCCCCTCTTCTGTTACACTTGTGTGTTCCCCGCCATCTCGCCTCTGGACTGCATCAGATACCCTCTGAGGTGTCCTCCTGGGCAgctctgtctgtcctccagAGCTGTGGGCCAGAAAG GAGACTTCCGTGTGGTGTTGTATGAGAAGAGCTGCGTCCTGCCAGCTCTCTGTGGAATCACTGGTGAAAAGTACGCCATGGGACTCAACTTCACCTTCACCAATGAATGCTGCAACACACACCTGTGCAACAGAGCTGCAATACCTGCTGCCCCCTACTGGACCAGCACATTACTCACACTAATTATGTCATACTCAGTTTGGTGA
- the si:ch73-95l15.5 gene encoding uncharacterized protein si:ch73-95l15.5 isoform X1, whose translation MKPPLMFQQRKNSQHLPDIKGDCVSPLSTMSSRGKNDLCRICGGALQGNQRRWLFGGQNKKTGHPQTPTESLRGGSLSRSSQSSPWGSTFSLGSSVSLSKSQLSLSSPSKGMDLLSVLTHILGQSVSRGNGQGEFVCGKCMCVLERVFKFDSVIARVRVLSSERLQKLTQERDKIRQWVRQNYHQRHPQDFQSRGSTSEEDGEAEKEGYREMLKENMALSEYECWSEKWDTCPYFIRTGKRCRKGKGCEGCDSLRVSDSDYESVCGVPRRLPFQPFSPLALSRDKSQSMPLHWQRVPSICSSPASLAGSSLSLRPSSRTESVQSLDSLDANDPFDSPGDQAVNFVLKELRCIEGKPVSSPSGSRIPVLGRKDGRYSGETGETALPDVNRVLNFGNGENGGDETDEEDGDVLTELRDEFMPLHRESTTGRVHNAVKHLQGQLDQAVARVRTLEAELKHGKSKPTEVNGSEEWTPLAQEEGGISLLQSLGHSLHSRERLIQECVGLIRRLCVEEGAGSELADKLTENLGENLKEILSDNKTALESLMSEITAKEKDTENEIEALRKAGRDRERDLDTLNTVLQCNRDIINDLQVTLREKERLLEEVQNEREVWRQRDRALAAVLQEKETLIRCLKEKLESCQKDVQTLSDSVIGQGLTGGGVEAALASQLKEKESQLAALLKDREGNSTTMCQEVTKLTAALQEYQTVVQNQQESHSQTVSSLTDQLRDTRQELREKEKQKKEADRAQQNDQEDREREERKLRESLEKRDKLIEQILLDAEERDHLFRELQQNLQKKREPVTAIKRTL comes from the exons AGAATTCCCAACATCTACCGGACATCAAGGGGGATTGTGTCAGCCCTCTGTCCACGATGTCTTCCAGAGGTAAAAATGACTTGTGCCGAATATGTGGAGGCGCTCTCCAGGGAAACCAAAGGCGGTGGCTGTTCGGAGGCCAAAATAAGAAGACTGGTCATCCTCAGACCCCGACAGAATCCCTGAGAGGAGGAAGCCTGTCCAGGTCCTCGCAGAGCAGCCCCTGGG GCAGCACTTTTTCCCTGGgatcctctgtctctctctcaaagTCCCAGCTATCCCTGAGCTCCCCCTCCAAAGGAATGGATCTGCTCTCTGTGTTGACCCACATACTGGGGCAGTCTGTATCACGGGGCAACGGGCAGGGGGAGTTTGTGTGTGGCAAATGCATGTGCGTCCTCGAGCGGGTGTTTAAGTTTGACTCAGTGATAGCCAGGGTGAGGGTGCTTTCGTCCGAGAGGCTTCAGAAGCTGACACAGGAGAGGGACAAGATCAGACAGTGGGTTCGCCAAAATTACCACCAGAGACACCCACAGGACTTCCAGAGCAGGGGCAGCACCAGCGAGGAGGATGGCGAGGCAGAGAAGGAGGGCTACAGGGAGATGCTCAAAGAGAATATGGCTCTTTCAGAGTACGAGTGCTGGTCCGAGAAATGGGACACATGTCCGTATTTTATAAGAACGGGTAAAAGATGTAGAAAGGGTAAAGGATGTGAAGGCTGCGATTCCTTGCGAGTGTCAGACTCGGATTATGAGTCAGTTTGTGGCGTTCCCCGCCGCTTGCCTTTCCAACCTTTCTCTCCGTTAGCATTGTCGCGGGACAAATCCCAGAGCATGCCACTCCACTGGCAGAGGGTGCCCTCCATCTGCTCCAGTCCTGCTTCGCTGGCGGGGTCCAGCCTCTCCTTACGGCCGTCTTCCCGCACAGAGTCCGTTCAGTCCCTGGACTCTCTTGATGCCAATGACCCCTTTGATTCACCAGGTGATCAGGCAGTCAACTTTGTGCTCAAGGAGCTGAGATGCATTGAAGGAAAGCCGGTCAGTTCGCCATCAGGGAGCAGGATCCCAGTTCTGGGCAGGAAGGACGGAAGGTATTCAGGAGAAACTGGCGAGACGGCGTTACCAGATGTTAACCGGGTGCTGAACTTTGGTAATGGGGAGAACGGAGGGGATGAAACTGATGAAGAGGACGGGGATGTTCTAACAGAGCTGAGGGACGAGTTCATGCCTCTTCATCGAGAg aGCACTACAGGCAGGGTTCACAATGCTGTTAAGCACCTGCAAGGTCAGCTGGACCAAGCTGTGGCCCGCGTCAGGACCCTGGAGGCTGAGCTGAAACATGGGAAGAGCAAACCAACTGAAGTCAACGGATCAGAGGAGTGGACCCCT CTTGCCCAAGAGGAGGGTGGCATTTCCCTGCTGCAGAGCCTCGGTCACTCCCTGCACAGCCGGGAGCGTCTGATCCAG GAGTGCGTGGGTCTGATCAGAAGACTATGCGTAGAGGAGGGAGCAGGGTCTGAGCTGGCCGACAAGCTGACTGAGAATCTGGGCGAGAATCTGAAAGAAATTCTCTCTGATAACAAG ACTGCCCTGGAGAGTTTGATGTCTGAAATAACTGCCAAAGAAAAGGACACAGAGAATGAGATCGAGGCACTGAGGAAGGctggaagagacagagagcgagacCTCGACACACTCAACACTGTGCTGCAGTGCAACCGGGATATTATCAAT GATCTGCAAGTGACTCTGCGGGAGAAAGAGCGACTGCTGGAGGAGGTGCAGAATGAGAGGGAGGTGTGGAGACAGCGTGACCGGGCCCTCGCTGCTGTCCTGCAGGAGAAGGAGACTCTGATCCGCTGCCTCAAAGAGAAGCTGGAGAGCTGTCAGAAAGATGTACag ACTCTCTCCGACTCTGTGATTGGCCAAGGACTGACGGGGGGCGGAGTTGAGGCGGCTCTTGCCTCTCAGCTGAAGGAGAAGGAAAGCCAGCTGGCAGCCTTGTTgaaggacagagagggaaacagcACCACCATGTGTCAAGAGGTCACCAAACTCACCGCAGCCCTGCAGGAGTACCAGACTGTGGTTCAG AATCAACAGGAGAGTCACAGCCAGACGGTTTCCTCTCTGACGGATCAACTCAGAGACACTCGACAGGAGCTTCgggagaaagagaagcagaagaagGAGGCTGATCGAGCCCAGCAGAACGAccaagaagacagagagagagaggagaggaaactgAGGGAGAGCCTGGAGAAGAGAGACAAACTCATAGAG CAAATCCTCTTGGATGCCGAGGAGCGGGACCATCTGttcagagagctgcagcagaaCCTACAGAAGAAACGTGAACCTGTGACCGCCATCAAACGCACACTGTGA
- the LOC137191000 gene encoding tektin-like protein 1 isoform X2 yields MQVQSVPLGSVTIGPESWRDGTIRSIRRAERLVRQTRAGRSGSCSRPRSCNTAAGFTPKRTDDTAETTEDKITEEECEGSRDNICKKKMSRPQTTGAMLSLNGTQRTLVAPFPPSSLREQCAGASVAMAGEYMRRVREVEGQLRRQAGRVSQEGIKLERERGHLERMLRSLRADLTVNRRSSEGRTRRPSTAETERDGADYLLACERKELAELKQDLEGALKNTLTQLQALGQSSRQLLNCASERARVLELLPHSGSVGGHGTTAQTFTKTDPVSPFTPECKQVLESSTLMVNQSQQLRENIRQMLTSAITRQKDAHHTVNDGLVKKIAETISLQQNLTLTSAATRQAMFRKQREINCIRHSHDRAQGPEYSGDILSREKLNRPLVRVYHRHPGTQLPEAAQLIQV; encoded by the exons ATGCAGGTCCAGTCGGTTCCGCTCGGCTCTGTCACCATCGGACCGGAGTCTTGGCGCGATGGGACTATCCGCTCCATCCGGCGTGCGGAGCGCCTGGTACGGCAGACTCGGGCCGGGCGGTCGGGGAGCTGCAGCCGTCCCCGGAGCTGCAACACCGCTGCTGGTTTCACCCCGAAGCGCACAGATGACACGGCGGAAACAACCGAAGATAAGATCACAGAGGAGGAATGTGAAGGGAGTCGTGACaatatctgcaaaaaaaagatGTCGAGGCCCCAAACTACAGGAGCGATG CTCTCTCTTAATGGCACCCAGAGGACCCTTGTGGCCCCGTTCCCACCTTCCAGCTTGCGTGAGCAGTGTGCGGGGGCCAGTGTTGCCATGGCTGGCGAGTACATGCGCAGGGTGCGGGAGGTGGAGGGCCAGCTGCGCAGACAGGCCGGCAGGGTGAGCCAGGAGGGCATCAagctggagagggagaggggtcACCTGGAGAGGATGCTGCGTAGCCTCAGGGCTGATCTGACGGTGAACAGGAGGAGCTCTGAAGGAAGGACAAGGAGGCCTTCCACTGCAGAGACG GAGAGAGATGGTGCTGATTACTTGCTGGCCTGTGAGAGAAAAGAGCTAGCTGAATTGAAACAGGATCTGGAGGGagcactgaaaaacacactgaccCAGTTACAG GCTCTGggtcagagcagcagacagctgctaAACTGTGCCAGTGAGAGGGCTCGTGTCTTGGAGCTGCTGCCTCACAGTGGCTCTGTTGGAGGACACGGCACCACTGCTCAGACCTTCACCAAAACAGACCCCGTCAGCCCCTTTACACCAG AATGTAAACAAGTTTTGGAGTCGTCCACTTTGATGGTCAACCAGTCGCAGCAACTAAGGGAAAACATCAGACAGATGCTAACCAGCGCTATCACCAGGCAGAAAGATGCTCACCATACTGTCAATGACGGCCTGGTGAAGAAAATTGCTGAGACAATCAGTCTGcag CAAAACTTGACTTTGACGTCTGCAGCCACCAGGCAGGCCATGTTTCGCAAGCAGAGGGAAATCAACTGTATTCGCCACAGCCATGACAGAGCGCAG GGTCCTGAGTACAGCGGTGACATACTGTccagagaaaaactgaacaggCCTCTGGTGCGAGTTTACCACAGACACCCGGGGACACAGTTACCTGAGGCTGCTCAGCTCATACAG GTCTAA
- the LOC137191000 gene encoding tektin-like protein 1 isoform X1: MQVQSVPLGSVTIGPESWRDGTIRSIRRAERLVRQTRAGRSGSCSRPRSCNTAAGFTPKRTDDTAETTEDKITEEECEGSRDNICKKKMSRPQTTGAMLSLNGTQRTLVAPFPPSSLREQCAGASVAMAGEYMRRVREVEGQLRRQAGRVSQEGIKLERERGHLERMLRSLRADLTVNRRSSEGRTRRPSTAETERDGADYLLACERKELAELKQDLEGALKNTLTQLQALGQSSRQLLNCASERARVLELLPHSGSVGGHGTTAQTFTKTDPVSPFTPECKQVLESSTLMVNQSQQLRENIRQMLTSAITRQKDAHHTVNDGLVKKIAETISLQQNLTLTSAATRQAMFRKQREINCIRHSHDRAQGPEYSGDILSREKLNRPLVRVYHRHPGTQLPEAAQLIQGSAVLRRCLMSSEGELLRLQRACLHLLDDLHGKRAATQVDAAVVRMRRQQVDRRAMPTFLQQGAY; this comes from the exons ATGCAGGTCCAGTCGGTTCCGCTCGGCTCTGTCACCATCGGACCGGAGTCTTGGCGCGATGGGACTATCCGCTCCATCCGGCGTGCGGAGCGCCTGGTACGGCAGACTCGGGCCGGGCGGTCGGGGAGCTGCAGCCGTCCCCGGAGCTGCAACACCGCTGCTGGTTTCACCCCGAAGCGCACAGATGACACGGCGGAAACAACCGAAGATAAGATCACAGAGGAGGAATGTGAAGGGAGTCGTGACaatatctgcaaaaaaaagatGTCGAGGCCCCAAACTACAGGAGCGATG CTCTCTCTTAATGGCACCCAGAGGACCCTTGTGGCCCCGTTCCCACCTTCCAGCTTGCGTGAGCAGTGTGCGGGGGCCAGTGTTGCCATGGCTGGCGAGTACATGCGCAGGGTGCGGGAGGTGGAGGGCCAGCTGCGCAGACAGGCCGGCAGGGTGAGCCAGGAGGGCATCAagctggagagggagaggggtcACCTGGAGAGGATGCTGCGTAGCCTCAGGGCTGATCTGACGGTGAACAGGAGGAGCTCTGAAGGAAGGACAAGGAGGCCTTCCACTGCAGAGACG GAGAGAGATGGTGCTGATTACTTGCTGGCCTGTGAGAGAAAAGAGCTAGCTGAATTGAAACAGGATCTGGAGGGagcactgaaaaacacactgaccCAGTTACAG GCTCTGggtcagagcagcagacagctgctaAACTGTGCCAGTGAGAGGGCTCGTGTCTTGGAGCTGCTGCCTCACAGTGGCTCTGTTGGAGGACACGGCACCACTGCTCAGACCTTCACCAAAACAGACCCCGTCAGCCCCTTTACACCAG AATGTAAACAAGTTTTGGAGTCGTCCACTTTGATGGTCAACCAGTCGCAGCAACTAAGGGAAAACATCAGACAGATGCTAACCAGCGCTATCACCAGGCAGAAAGATGCTCACCATACTGTCAATGACGGCCTGGTGAAGAAAATTGCTGAGACAATCAGTCTGcag CAAAACTTGACTTTGACGTCTGCAGCCACCAGGCAGGCCATGTTTCGCAAGCAGAGGGAAATCAACTGTATTCGCCACAGCCATGACAGAGCGCAG GGTCCTGAGTACAGCGGTGACATACTGTccagagaaaaactgaacaggCCTCTGGTGCGAGTTTACCACAGACACCCGGGGACACAGTTACCTGAGGCTGCTCAGCTCATACAG GGCAGTGCAGTGCTGAGACGATGTCTCATGTCCTCTGAAGGTGAGCTGTTGAGGCTACAGCGTGCCTGTCTGCATCTGCTGGATGACCTACATGGCAAGAGAGCAGCAACTCAGGTAGACGCAGCCGTTGTCCGTATGAGGCGTCAGCAGGTGGACAGGCGAGCCATGCCCACTTTCCTGCAGCAGGGGGCGTACTGA